In a genomic window of Cyprinus carpio isolate SPL01 chromosome A10, ASM1834038v1, whole genome shotgun sequence:
- the LOC122146368 gene encoding LOW QUALITY PROTEIN: methylglutaconyl-CoA hydratase, mitochondrial-like (The sequence of the model RefSeq protein was modified relative to this genomic sequence to represent the inferred CDS: substituted 1 base at 1 genomic stop codon) gives LAIIPGAGGTQRLPXTVGVSVAKELVFTARVLSGDEAKRLGLVNQAVEQNKSGDAAYLRALDLARETIPQGPIAIRMAKLAINQGTEVDLNTGLAVEEACYALVPLLDPIRPIIAD, from the exons GGGGAACGCAGCGTCTGCCATGAACTGTAGGTGTGTCTGTAGCTAAAGAGCTGGTATTTACGGCGCGGGTGCTGAGCGGGGACGAAGCCAAGCGTCTCGGCCTGGTGAATCAGGCTGTGGAGCAGAATAAGAGTGGAGATGCGGCGTATCTGCGAGCTCTGGATCTGGCCCGTGAAACCATCCCTCAG GGGCCAATAGCGATTAGAATGGCCAAGTTAGCAATCAACCAGGGAACAGAG gtgGATTTGAACACTGGATTAGCTGTTGAAGAGGCATGTTATGCTCTG gtgccgcttttggatcCAATCAGACCAATCAtcgcagattag